TAATTCTCGTTGGGTGGCTTCATCGAGTGGATAGGCACGATGAATTGCCTGTGCTAAAACCAGTTCGTACTGCTGCAACTTCTCCTTATACAGCCGATAGGGTTTGAGGACTTCTGCTTCAATCACCGCCGCTTCAGATGGCAGTACATTCAGGCTCTGTTGTCGCTGGTCTAAGGTCAGTCGTCCAATCGCAGAAATCTCTCCCTCACTGGCAAACCGCTCGACCTCCTTGCGATAGATCAGCTTTGGATCGGTCATGGGTGCTTTTGCCAGATTAATCTTAAACCCTTCTTCGGTTGCATACAGTTTAGGCTTCATCGCAGGAGAGGCTTCCTGCACCTTCTTGCGGGCATAATCATGCAATTCATCGATGGAGATCAACCCATCGTTATCCAGATCAGCGGCTCCTGTCTCAATCCCTTCGACGACATAATTGGTGTAGACAGAGCACCCTGCCCCCTGTTGCTCAAAGGAATATTGAGTCGAAGTCGAAGACGTTAAGACAGCCCTGCCCTCGCCACCCAATTGCGCCTCAATCTCAACGGCACCATCGTCTTTGGCAGTCATTCCCTCAGCAAATGCGCCGCTAAAGCAACAATCTAAAATGACGACTTGTCGCCGCGATCGCGATTGGCTCATGGTGTCTTGGACAAAACTCGCAGGCACAGCCGTTGCCTTAATCAGCTCACCCTGAGCATTTTTGCGCGTCAGCCGAGTCGCAAAGTAAAGCCTTCCCCGGTCGTCCTTGATGCCATGCCCCGAAAAAAACAGCAAGGTCAACTCATCCCGCTTCCGCCCTGAAAACAGGGTTTCGATCGCCTCTTGCATGGCTTGAGGTTCCGGGTTTGCCAGAATGTTGATCTCATCAAAACCAGCAATTTCTGGGTCTTGTAATACCTTCTGCATGGCCTGAATGTCTTTGATGGCTCCCGGTAATGGTGCTAATCCGGGTTGATAATCACTGACTCCAATGAGCAATGCCAACTTTGCCATAGCAACGCACAGATACAAAGGGATGGGTTATTTCGGATCGATAGACTGATGCGACAGGGCTATCACTGCCACTTTAATCGCAACCTAGAGCGATCGCCACCCCCACGAGGGTACCGGATGCAGCCA
Above is a window of Oscillatoria sp. FACHB-1407 DNA encoding:
- a CDS encoding caspase family protein; this encodes MAKLALLIGVSDYQPGLAPLPGAIKDIQAMQKVLQDPEIAGFDEINILANPEPQAMQEAIETLFSGRKRDELTLLFFSGHGIKDDRGRLYFATRLTRKNAQGELIKATAVPASFVQDTMSQSRSRRQVVILDCCFSGAFAEGMTAKDDGAVEIEAQLGGEGRAVLTSSTSTQYSFEQQGAGCSVYTNYVVEGIETGAADLDNDGLISIDELHDYARKKVQEASPAMKPKLYATEEGFKINLAKAPMTDPKLIYRKEVERFASEGEISAIGRLTLDQRQQSLNVLPSEAAVIEAEVLKPYRLYKEKLQQYELVLAQAIHRAYPLDEATQRELRYCQSALGLRDEDVEAIAQRLTPKKFKALTQQPTPRSPVPLHLMAIATASVLAAMSIGWWMAYRQQTTAPGGAPVVSDRASSDPTTSPTTGSALSTPIPSATSSPNSTVPDPNPTSSEPMSSEPFSTAMIPNQSGSNPIRGSSSVGSTDGQSRSSEPSEPPPTQTPGSPVTNTPTVSAVPPLLVPATTGQGSIVGQVSSSEEMIDASYLIEVQEGQQLQVQLESGAAFFDICPRIEERGVSCLAIRRTAEEPLDRSVPRTGIYRINVVSDRPTNYTLRVYLNGVPYVLPN